One Solanum lycopersicum chromosome 2, SLM_r2.1 genomic region harbors:
- the LOC101258031 gene encoding uncharacterized protein, whose protein sequence is MHKNHNMGIICSSYESTSVATAKLILHDGTLQEFSYPIKASFLLQNDPTIFICNSDEMDFGNVVCAVKAEEELQLGQLYFALPLTQLKHKLKAEEMAALAVKASSALNTSSSSGEKFIVFEKSGPNFWKKMMDDNNDRTRKGNGRRKKFTVKLSSINE, encoded by the coding sequence ATgcacaaaaatcataatatggGCATTATATGCAGTTCATACGAATCAACATCAGTAGCCACAGCCAAATTAATACTTCACGATGGAACATTACAAGAATTTTCTTATCCAATTAAAGCTTCTTTCTTATTACAAAATGACCCTACAATCTTCATCTGCAACTCCGACGAAATGGATTTCGGTAACGTCGTTTGCGCCGTCAAAGCCGAAGAAGAGCTTCAGCTTGGTCAGCTATATTTTGCCTTACCTTTAACCCAACTTAAACATAAGCTGAAAGCTGAAGAAATGGCTGCATTAGCTGTCAAAGCTAGCTCTGCATTAAACACTAGTAGTAGTAGTGGTGAAAAGTTTatagtttttgaaaaaagtggtcctaatttttggaaaaaaatgatGGACGATAATAATGATCGTACTCGTAAAGGGAATGGCAGGAGAAAGAAATTCaccgtgaagttgagttcaatAAATGAGTAG